In the Caballeronia sp. NK8 genome, CATCGAGCAGCAGCGCGCGGCGCTCGTGGCCGAGCATCAGGCGACGCGCACGGCGCGCGAGGCCGGCGTCGCGAAAGACACCTTCCTCGGCATGATCAGCCACGAACTGCGCACGCCGCTGCACGCGATCGTCTCGTCGGTCGAATTGCTCGGGTTGAACGCGCGCGGCGATGCCGACCGCAAGATCATGCAGCGGCTGGAAGCGGGCGCGCGCCATCTCGAAGCGCAGATGCGCGATCTGACCGACTACGCGCGTCTGGGCGCGGGCAAGCTCGAATTGCGCATGTCCGTATTCGATCCGGTGGACCTGCTCGAATCCATCATCGATGCGAACACGCCCGCCGCGAGCGCGAAGGGGCTGGCGTTGCGCGGCGACTACGCGGGCGAACGCGGGCCGATCGAGTCCGATCCGCATCGCGTTCGGCAGATCGTGACGAATCTCGTGACCAACGCCATCAAGTACACCGACGCCGGTTCCATCGACGTGCATTTCGCGCGCACGGAGAAACGTCTCGACATTTCGGTGATCGACACGGGACCGGGCATCCCCCGCGAGCAGTTGCCGCTGATTTTTCAGGAATTCACGCAGCTCGACTCGTCCAGCACGCGGCGCTTCGACGGCGCGGGAATGGGCCTCGCGGTCGTGCGCGGGCTCGTCGATCTGCTCGACGGGAAGATCGAAGTATCGAGCGAAGTGGGACAGGGCGCCGCGTTTCGCGTGAGTCTGCCGGCGGTGTCGGCCGAACATATGCCCGAGCGCGGCGAGCAGGAAGCCGATGCGCCCGAACTGCGCAAAGCGCGCGTGCTCGTCATCGACGATCATGAGGCGATCCGCGATTCGCTCACCGAGATGCTCACGCATCTGGGCTATTCGGCCGTGGCGCTGCCGGATGTCGACAGCGCGCTTGCGTGGCTGCGCGCCAATGACGCCCACGTGATCCTTGCCGACCTGCACATGCCCGGCAAGGACGGCTACTCGTTCGCGAACGAATATCGCGCGCGCAGTGCGCCGGGCGCGAGCGTGCCGATCATCGCGGTGAGCGCTTACGCGCCCGAACTGGTGGACCCGGCCGCGGCCGTGCTGTTCTTCGACTACCTGCTGAAGCCGGTGCGTTACGAGGTGCTGAAGGGCGCCGTGCACCGCGCGGTGACGGTGCGCCGGCGAGTCACGTAGGTCTCGCCGTTCAGCTGCGCATCAGCCGCTTGGAAAGATCCGCGACGAGTATGCCCAGCCGCGCGGGCTTCTCGAAACACGTCACGTTGTAGTCGCGGATGACCTGGCTGATTTCCGACTCGCTCGCCTTGCCTGTAGTCAGTTCGCCGGTGAGCACGAACACCGGCGCGTCCGGGTTGTCCGACTCGCGCACCGCGCGGATCGCGTCCGCCGACGTATGGACGCCGAACAGCCAGTCCATCACGACGGCGTCGAACACTTGCGCCTGCAGCGCTTCGAGGAAGGCGTCGAGACCGTAGAAGGCCATCGCCGTGAAGCCGGTGGCTTCGAGATAGTCATGCAGATTGTCGGCGGACGCGTGATCGTCGTCGACCACGGCGATGATCGGCTTGTCGATATCCGGGCGGCGCGGCTGTATTTCGATCTTGTGGACGTCGCAGGCTTCCTGCAACAGGACGCCTTCATGCTTCGTGACGATCCAGCGGTTGTTCAGCTTCTGCGCGATGAAATCCGGCCGGCTGCCCGCCTCGAGCGCATTCCCGACCCACGCCATGCACGGAATCTCGAGCGAACCAAGCTTGAGCACGGCGTCGTGCGCGGTGCCTTCGGTGACGTCGGGGCGCGTGTTGATCGAATCGAAAAGCTTGAGCGCGGGCTCGTCGAAGGCATCGGCGACGCGGCGGATCTGCGCGATCGTCCACGGACTGTTGCCGCGCAACTTGCGATGGCCCTGCGAAAAACTCAGGTCGAGAATGCGGCACAACTCGGCGGTCTGCTGCCGCTTGCCGATGCCGTGACGGCCCATCAGCTCGCGCACGCGCTCCGCGACGGCGAGCGATTCCGAAGAAGACGTTTCAGTGACCATACTGCCAGTCGGATGCGTAAGGGTGGGACCGCGGAAGGCGTGGTTCGGCGTGGGCCGGGCAAGCCGTGCGCAGTCGATCCGACATTGTAAATGGCGCGCGTCCTTGCACTCAAAATGGATCGCTGGAACGCGCTCAACATCTTGATCTTACGGACAAAAGTGGCGAAACCGCCGTTCGCTTGCGCGCACTTGGCTTCACATCGTGTCGATCACGGCGTCGACCAGATCGCGCGGCGTGCGGAACGTGCCGGGCACGGCGGCGAGCCCGTTGAGCCGGTTGTCGATCAGAAGCGACGCGAGCCCGTGCACGTGCGCCCACGCCGATGCCATCGCGATGGTCTGCTCCGAACCCATCGCGCCAAACGCGCTGTTGCTGCCGGGCGCGATCTCGGGCACGGCATCGAACACATCGGCGAGGCCGGCGGCGGACATGCGCCGCGCTTCCACGAGCGACGGCCTTTCGGTGTCGAGCAGTTCGTTGCGGGACATCAGCCGGAAGAGATCGGGATTGGCGACCGCGAAGTCGATGTAGCCGTGCGCGATCGCGCGGCCGCGATCCGTGCCGGCGCCTGCGGCTGCTGCGCGTTTTTGCATCGCGTGAGCGAGTCGCCGATGTCCGCTCGCCGCGAGTTCGGCAAGCACGCCCGCGGTGTCGCCGAAATGATGTTGTGGCGCAGTGTGCGACACGCCTGCCTCCCGAGCGATCGCGCGCAGTGTGAGACCGCGCAGTCCGTCGCGGCGAAGCACGGTTTCGGCGGCATGCAGCAGCGCGTCCGGCAGCGAGCCGTGATGGTAGGGATGCGGCGCGGTTTCGGGTGCTTTCGCCGGACGACCGCGTTTTCTGGTGAGCGGACTGTTCTGCATAGGAATGGAGACTCGTCGGTCGATCAATCTTTACAATGGAAAATTATCTTGACCCAAACACGCGTGAAAGTCAAAATCTTTCCATCGTAAAGATTAACGGCGAGAAGCAGCTCGATGTGGATCGAAGTGCAATCGCCGATGACATTCCGGTCAATCGCGTCACAAGTCACAGGAGAACGATCATGTCCTTCCAGGAAATCTTGCTGGGTGCACCCGCCTGGGTTTGGGTTCTGCTTGCCGTGCTGGTCTCTCGCGGCATGAAGGCGATGAAGGGCAGCACCGCGCCGCTGTCGAAGCTGGGCATCGTGCCGGCGGTGTTCGTCGGCTGGGGATTGCTGCATCTTCTGTCGGACCCGGCGACCGGTTGGGATACGGCGCTGATGTGGGCGGCGGGCGGCGTGCTGGGCGCGGGGCTCGGCGTTACGCTTGCGAAGCGTAGCGGCATGACGGTGGACCGCGTGCGGCGCACGATCACGTTACCTGGCTCGGTGGTGCCGCTCGTGCTGATCCTGCTGACCTTCGCGATGAAATTCTGGATCGGCTTTGAGATGGCAACGACGCCTTATATCGGCGTGGATTCGACCTTCATCGTGCTGAATGGTCTCGTTTCGGGCGCGGTGGCGGGCATCTTCGCGGGACGGTTCCTGATCTACTGGCTGGCGCTGCGGCCGGCGGCGGAACCGGTCTTGGAACGCTCGTAATCGATCGGCGACCTCTGCATCAGCGCATTCCGAATCAAAGTTCGCGATTGTTGAACGCAGTATTGTCTTTTTTTAAGACAATAGGCGTGTTTTGCCGCGCTACACTGCGTTGCATCATTGATCGGAGGTCGCCGTGCTGGTCGCTGTTCTTTTTCTCTGCCCAATAGGCGTCGCGCTTTTTGCCTTCGCGCTTATCGCGGACAGACACTTCAAAGACTCACTCGTAGATGCTCGCGGACATTTCCCCGAAAACAGGCGGCCGGTGGTGCGACCTCGTCAAGCTACGCCGGACAAATCAACGTTCTGAGCAGTCCCGGGCTCGAAATTCTTTAACTCTCATCGAGAAATTTTAATTTTCGGTGTGATTTTCGCCTTCTCCTCGAAAAAACCTAATTTCCTGAAGTCCGTGCCTGGCTCGCGAACGCGTCGCGCACGACTTCTTCGATGCGATCGAGCACCGCTCGAGGAACATGCTGATACTGCTTCCTGCGATGCGTGGACAGCGTGCCCTTGTTCGACTGCGTCATACGAATCAGCACCGAAAGGTCCTTGCGCGGCAAATCGAACTCGTCATTCAGTAACGCGAACGCGTGATCGTAGCCTTGCAGCCATGCGATCTCGCGGGGAATCTCCTCCCGCACCGCTTCCTTGATCATCGCGTAGAGGAACGCCACTTCGCGGTCGGCGTTGAAGAACCGATAGGCGCGGCTCGACGGCGCGCTCAGCACGAGCGGCTCCGTATCGACCCGCCGGTAATTCCATAGTCTCGTCACCGGGCGGGAAAACGCCGTCAGCACTGCGTGATAGGCCGGGATGTTGCGCTCCATCACCGCGGAGACCGGGATGACGGTATCCGCGCCCAGCAAACCCGAACGCGCCAGCACGTGCTGAATCAGAAAACGATGGAGACGGCCGTTGCCGTCGAAAAACGGGTGCAGATAGACGAACCCGAACGCGGCGCACGCGGCCTTCACCAGCACGTCGGGGCAGTGTTTCTGGTCGTTGACGAAGCGCTCCCAGTCGGCCATCACCCGCCGCAGGTCGCTGATCGGCACGGGAAAGAAGTCGACCCGGCCGGCGGCATCTTCCAGCCAGTTCTGTTTGTTCCGATATGACGCTTCCTGACTGTAGACATCACGCACGATCACGTTCTGCAGTTGCACGAGCCACTCTTCGTCGACTTTCGCCGGTTCGCCGGCGCGTCGCAGGAGTTGAACGAAGCGTTCCTGCTTGTCCGAACTGGGCGTCTCCGATTCGATCGCGTAACTGCCGCGCGTCTCCGACAAATACAGAAAAGCCAGCGCGCGTCTATACAACTCCGGGTCCTGCATCGCGTCGAGCGCACTTTGCGCTTCGAGAAGCAACCCGGAGAGCGGCGGATCATCGGGAATCGCAGCACGATGGACGATCGGACAGAACCACGGCGTGCCCAGCGCGTTATTGCGCACGCGAAAGCGCGGCGCGCGCACCGGCTGCGGCGCTGTGTAATAAAGCTCAGCCGGAAAGAGGTCGACATACCCGCCCTTGATGGTCACGCCGGCGTCGAGTTCCCTGCCGGTAAGCCATTCCCAGAGAAAGCACGCGCGGCGAATCTGCTCGCCGGTCGGCGTCGCGCGCAGCCGGTCGATAAGTTCGCCAGGCTCGATATGCTCGAACGCGGCATCGATGACTTCGAGGTTGACACCTTCGTGACGGAGCGCGAACTCGAGATGACCGACGGGTGTATCGTCGAAAGCGACGCTGTTGGGAAACAGAATCTGGCTCTCGCTGTCGATCCGCCGGTTGACCGACGAACTCGCGTAGGCGAGCCTTGCCGGCGGCGTCACGCGCAGTTCCCCTATGGCGATGAGACGGGCATAACCGATGGGCGTCATCGAGATTTCTTAACGTTTATCGAGAAATCATAACTTTACGCCCGTTTCTGGCGAGTTCATCGAGAAATCCTGATTTTTGGCCGTTCGACCGATCTGTTCGATCCGCTTTTGCTATCGAACGATCGCCCTTTCGAATTGTTGCGCTATTGGAGCGGGACTATAGTGCCTCTCACGGCACCCAAAACCCACGGCAACGAACAACGAAAGGAGACAAGACCCATGAACCGTATCGACCTGGCGGACCGCGTCGTGATCGTCACCGGCGGCGCGCGCGGCATCGGCCTCGCGGTGGCGGAGCGCGCGCTCGAATCGGGCGCCGATGTCTCGCTGTGGGACGTCGACGGCGAACGCCTTGCACGAACCAGCGCTGAACTCTCCGCAAAGCACAAGGACCGCAAGGTCAGTGAAGCCCTCGCCGAACTGACCGATGAATCGTCCGTCGACGCCGCCGCGAAAAAAACCCTCACCGCGCATGGGCGGATCGACGTGCTCGTCAACAATGCGGGCATCACCGGCGGCAACGGCACGACCTGGGAACTCGCGCCCGACGTGTGGCGCCGCGTCATCGACGTCAATCTCATCGGGCCGTATCTGACCTGCCGCGCTGTCGTGCCGCACATGTTGAAGGGGGGCTACGGGCGCATCGTCAATGTCGCGTCGATCGCGGGCAAGGAAGGCAATCCCAACGCATCGCACTACAGCGCGTCTAAAGCCGGATTGATCGGGCTCACGAAATCGCTCGGCAAGGAACTCGCGGGCAAGAACATCCTCGTGAACGCCGTCACGCCCGCCGCCGCCAAGACCGAAATCTTCGATTCGATGTCGCAGCAACACATCGACTACATGCTCTCCAAAATTCCGATGAACCGCTTCCTGATGCCGCAGGAAGCCGCGTCGCTGATTCTGTGGCTCTCGTCCGAGGATTGCGCGTTCAGCACCGGCGCGGTGTTCGATCTGTCGGGCGGACGCGCGACGTACTGATTGCGTTCTCGGGAGAATCGCGATGAATTACTCCGCTACAGCGGAAGGCGCCGTCACGTCCCGCGTGATGCGCCGCCTGCTGCCGTTTCTGCTGCTCATGTATGTGCTCGCGTTTCTGGATCGCGCGAATATCGGCTTCGCGCAGAAGGCGTTGCAGCAGGACACCGGCCTGACCAACGCCGCATTCGCCTTCGGCGCGGGCGTGTTCTTCGTCGGCTATGCAATCTTCGAAGTGCCAAGCAATCTGTTGCTGCATCGCGTCGGTGCGAAGCTGTGGATGTGCCGCATCATGGTGACGTGGGGCCTCGTTTCCGCAGCGATGTCCTTCGCGCATGATTCGACCACGTTCTACGTGCTGCGCTTTCTGCTCGGCGTGGCGGAGGCGGGCTTCTTTCCAGGCATCGTCTATTACCTGACGCGCTGGTTCCCGCAATCGTCGCGGGCGCGCGCGCTCGGCGTGTTCTATTTCGGCGCGCCGCTCGCGTTCATCTTCGGCGCGCCGCTTTCGGGTCTGCTCCTCGAACTGCACGGCGCGCTCGGCTTCAAGGGCTGGCAGTGGCTCTTTCTCGTCGAAGGGCTGCTTGCGTCGATCGTCGGCGTGTGGGCATTCTGGTATCTCGACGATGACCCCGCGAAGGCGCGCTGGCTCACGCAGGAACAACGCGCGCTGCTCGTCGGCCGCCTCGACGAGGATGCCCGCGCCGCGTCGTCGCACGGTCCGCACAGCGTGCTCGCGGCGCTCGTCGATCCGCGCGTGCTGGTGCTGTGCTGCGTGTACTTCCTGATTCAGGCGGCGGTGTACGGCGTCGTCTTCTATCTGCCGCAACAGGTCTCCGCGCTGCTCGGAACGAAGGTGGGCTTGCGCGTCGGGCTCGTGACGGCGCTGCCGTGGATCGCCGCCGTGATCGTCACGTGGATCGTGCCGCGTTATGCCGATCGAACCGGCAGGCATCGCGTCTGCGCGGTGGCGCTGCTCGTGATGTCGGGTGTGGCGATTGCAGTGTCGGGCGTCGCGGGCTCGCCCGTCGTCTCGCTGATCGCGCTGTGCTGCGCGGCGAGCGGCTTTATCGCCGCGCAGCCGCTCTTCTGGACCTTCCCGACGCGCTATCTGACCGGCGCGGCCGCCGCAGCCGGCATCGCGCTCGTCAATTCGCTCGGCGGACTCGGCGGTTTCTTTGCGCCGATGGCCCGCACCGCCGCCGAAGCCGCGTTCCATTCGACGAGCGCCGGGCTCATGGTGCTGGCGGGCGCGAGCGTACTTGCCGCGCTCGTCATCGTCGCGCTGGTGCGCGTACCGGGGCGCGCCGATCACGGACACCTTCCCGACGCCGCCAAGGCGTCCTGAACAACGAAACCACACGTACGGAGCCACATCATGTCCATGCCTACGATCGCCCAGGTGCGCGCCTTCACGGTTCGCGGCGGCGGCGCCGACTATCACGACCAGGGCGCCGATCACTGGATCGACGATCACATCGCCACGCCGATGGCGCGCTATCCCGAATACCGCAAGAGCCGCCAGTCGTTCGGGCTGAACGTGCTCGGCTCGCTCGTCGTGGAGATCGAGGCGAGCGACGGCACCGTGGGCTTCGCGGTGACGACGGGCGGCGAGATCGGCGCGTTCATCGTCGAGAAGCATCTCGCGCGCTTTCTCGAAGGTCAGCGCGTCACCGACATCGAAAAGATGTGGGATCAGATGTACAACGCAACGCTCTATTACGGGCGCAAGGGCATCGTGCTCAACGCGATTTCGGGCGTCGATCTCGCGCTGTGGGACCTGCTCGCGAAAGTGCGCAAGGAACCGGTGTTTCATCTGCTGGGCGGTCCGGTTCGCGACGAACTGCAGTTCTACGCGACGGGCGCGCGCCCCGATCTCGCGAAGCAGATGGGCTTCATCGGCGGCAAGATGCCCTTGCAGCACGGCCCGGCCGAAGGCGAGGAAGGGCTCGCGAAGAACATCGCGAAGCTCGCGGACATGCGCGCGAAAGTCGGCGACGATTTCTGGCTGATGTTCGACTGCTGGATGAGTCTCGACCTCAACTACGCGAAGCGCCTCGCGAACGCGGCGCGCGAACACGGGCTTAAGTGGATCGAGGAAGCGTTGCCGCCGGATGATTACTGGGGCTATGCCGAACTGCGCCGCTCGGTGCCGAACGGGATGATGGTCACGACCGGCGAGCACGAAGCGACGCGCTGGGGCTTTCGCATGCTGTTCGAGATGGGCTGCGCGGACCTCGTGCAGCCGGATGTCGGCTGGTGCGGCGGCATCACGGAGTTGATCAAGATTTCCGCGCTGGCGGACGCGCACAACGTGCTCGTCGTGCCGCATGGCTCGTCGGTGTACAGCTATCACTTCGTCGTGACGCGCCACAACTCGCCGTTCGCCGAGTTCCTGATGATGGCGCCCAAGGCCGATCAGGTCGTGCCGATGTTCACGCCCTTGCTGCTCGACGAGCCCGTGCCGGTGAACGGCCGCATGAAGGTGCCGGAGACGCCGGGCTTCGGCGTGCGGCTGAATCCGGAGTGCGCGCTGACGCGGCCTTACACGCATTGATACGCGTCGAGCGTCATCCGTTTGGCGTGACAGTAAGGAAGGCGTTCACGCGGCGATGTAACGTGGATGACGGCATGCGCCGTCATCCTCAACGATGCGACAAGGGGAGACATTCATGCTTTTGCAGAACAAGGTCGTCGTGGTGACGGGCGGATCGCGTGGCATCGGCCGGGCGATCGCGCTCGCGAGCGCGCGTGAAGGCGCGGATGTCGCCATCAACTACTGGGGCGACAACGACAAGTCGTACGGCAAGGCATCGGCGGTGGAATCGATCGTCGCCGAGATCGAAGCGCTCGGGCGGCGCGCGATCGCCGTCGAGGGCAACGTCGCCGAGCGCGACACGGGCATCGAACTCATCGCGCGCACGGTGGATGCGTTCGGCCACGTCGACGTGCTGTCGAGCAATGCGGGCATCTGCCCGTTCCACGCGTTTCTCGACATGCCCGCCTCCGTCTACGAGACCACGGTCGCGGTGAACCTGAACGGCGCGTTCTACGTGACGCAGGCCGCCGCGAACCAGATGAAGGCGCAAGGCACGGGCGGCGCGATCGTCGCGACGAGTTCGATCAGCGCGCTCGTCGGCGGTGGCATGCAGACGCACTACACGCCGACCAAGGCGGGCGTCCATTCGCTGATGCAATCGTGCGCGATCGCGCTCGGACCGTATGGCATCCGCTGCAATTCGGTGATGCCGGGCACCATCGCGACCGATCTCAACGCCGATGACCTTTCGGACACGGACAAGCGCGCCTATATGGAGAAGCGCATTCCGCTTGGGCGTCTCGGCGCGCCCGATGACGTCGCGCAATGCGTCGTCTTTCTCGCCTCGGACCGCGCGCGCTATGTGACGGGCGCTTCTTTGCTCGTGGATGGCGGCCTGTTCGTCAATCTTCAGTGACTCAGTGAGGTGACACGGCCGAGTACTTGCGCAACAACGCGATGAAGTATTCGGCCGGTTCGCTCAAGGTTTCGAACTTTCGACGCAACAGCCCGAAACCCGACAGGCTCTTGCCGATTTCGATCGGCAGTTCGATCAGCAACTGCGCCCGCAGATAGTCGCGCACGACCGACTCCGGCAGCATCGCGACGGCTTCGCTGTTCTGCAGCAATTGCAGCGTCGCGAAGATCGACGCGCATTCGACGATATCGGCCGGCGTCGTCAGTCCTGCGCGCGCGAGTTCGTCTTCGAACAGACCACGCGCGGGGCTCGCGATCGGCTGCAGGATCCACGGCCAGCCGACCAGCGTGTCCAGCGCGAGTTCGGTCTTTCCGGCGAGCGGATGCCCCGCGCGCACGACGAGCCGCATCGCTTCGCGCGCGAGCGGCTCGAAGTCGAAATCGTTGTGTTGCAGGGGCGTGGTCAGCCGCCCGAGCGCGAGATCGACTTCGCGGCGATGCAGCAACTGCACGACCTGATCGCTCGTCTCGCCGAGGATGCGAACGTTCAGCAGCGGCCGCTCGGATTTCAGTTCGGTGACGGCCATCGCGAGCACGTCGGGCGCGGCGCCCATGATCGCGCCCACGGTCAGCTGGCCGTGCCCGCCGCGACGCTTGGCGTCGAGATCGTCGGCGAAGCGCGTCAGGTCAGCGAGCGAGCGGCGCGCGTAGGCCAGCGCGGCGGTGCCGAGCGGGGTCGGCTGCATGCCGCGCGCGTTGCGCTCGAACAGCAGAAAGCCGAACGCCTCCTCGATATCCGCGAGCATGCGGCTCGCGCTCGGCTGCGCGACGTTGATCGTCTCGGCGGCCTGATGGAGATTGCGCGCGTCATCGAGCGCGACGAGCAGCGCCAGATGCTTGAACTTCAGCCGATTCACCAGCGCGCTGGTTGAAATGCCGGGCGACACACTTTGGGACACGTTCTGATTCATTCGACAGTTCGCGTTGAACCGCGCGATGATACGGCGCAGCGATACGTTTTTGCGATCGGCCAATCCTGCAATCGGATTGTCGTGTTATCGGTCGGCGAATTATAGTCGCAGCACAACGACTCCCGCACACAGGGATTCACCAATCAAAAGAAGGCGGCCCGCCATGGAGACAGTGGCATTTCGCATGACCCTGAAGCCGGGCATGCGCGAGGAGTACGAGAAGCGCCATCGCGAGCTCTGGCCGGAACTGGCCGACGCGCTGCACGCGGCGGGCATCCGCGATTACCGGATCTTTCTCGACGAATCGACCGGACATCTGTTCGCCATCCAGCAGCGTACGGACACGCATACCACCCATGCGCTGGCGACGCTGCCCGTCATGCGCAAGTGGTGGGACAGCATGGCCGAACTGATGGAGACACACGCGGAGCGTGGAGACAGCGCGCCTGTCGCGGTGCCGCTCGTGCCGGTGTTTCATCTTCCCTGAAACGTTCGCCTCTCTCGCGAGGAAAGCAACATGCAGGTCGTCGATCCGCATATTCATCTGTGGGAGTTGTCCACGCATCATTACCCCTGGCTCGCGAATCCGCAGACGTCGTTCGTCGGCGATGCGCGCGACCTGAAGCACGACTATCTGCTCGCGGATCTGCTGTGCGATGCACAGGACATCGAAATCCTGAAGCTCGTGCATGTCGATGCGAATCACGATCCCGCCGATCCCGTCGAGGAAACGCGCTGGCTGCAATCGATCGCGGACAAGGACGGCATGCCGAACGGCATCGTCGCGGGCGCGGACCTGTCGGCGGACAACGCCGAACAGGTGCTCGAAGCGCACGCGGCGTTCGCCAATACGCGCGGCATCCGCCAGATTCTCAACGTGCATGAGAACAGGCTCTACGACTATGTCGGCCGTCATTTCATGCGCGAGCCGCAATGGCGCAGGCATTTCGGCTTACTGAAGCGCTTCGGCATGTCGTTCGATCTGCAACTGTATCCATCGCAGATGGAAGAGGCCGCGCAACTCGCGCGCGAGCATGCGGATACGCAATTCATCGTCAATCACGCGGGGATGTTCGTGGACCGCAATTCGACGCAGGGCTATCGCGCGTGGCGTGAAGGCATTCGGATGCTGGCCGCCTGCCCGAACGTCGCGGTGAAGCTGAGCGGCTTCGCCATGTTCGATCACGCGTGGACCGTCGAGAGCCTGCGCCCTTACGTGCACGAGACCATCGATACATTCGGCCCCGACCGCGCGATGTTCGCATCGAACTTTCCGGTGGATCGCCTGTTCGGTTCGTACACGGCGATCTGGAACGCCTACGCGCAGATCGTCGGCGATGCCAGCGACAGCGAGAAGGACGCGCTGTTCGTGCGCAACGCCGAACGCATCTATCGGATCTAGAGGGAAACATGACGCCAAGACTCGAACTGAGGCATGCAGGCAAATCGTTCGGACGCGTGCGCGCGCTCGGCGACGGCAGCCTGCAACTCTTTCCCGGCGAAGTGCACGCGTTGCTGGGCGAGAACGGCGCGGGCAAGTCGACGCTCGTGAAACTGCTCGCGGGCGTCTATCAGCCCGATGCGGGCGAGCTGCTCGTGGATGGCGTCGCGTGTCGCTTCGCGAATCCCGCCGAAGCGCGCGATGCGGGCATCGCCGTGATCTATCAGGAGCCGACGCTCTTCGCCGATCTTTCCATCGCGGAGAACATCTATATGGGCCGGCAGCCGCGCGATCGCTTCGGCCGCATTCGCTACGACGAGATGCATCGCGAAGTCGATGCGCTGCTGGCGTCGCTCGGCGTGAATCTGCGCGCGCAACGGCTCGTGCGCGGCCTGTCGATAGCGGATCAGCAGGTCGTCGAGATCGCGAAGGCGCTGTCGCTCGATGCGAACGTGCTGATCATGGACGAGCCGACCGCCGCGCTCTCGCTGCCCGAAGTGGAACGGCTCTTCGCGATCGTGCGCGCCTTGCGCGAGCGCGATGTCGCGATTCTTTTCATCACGCATCGTCTCGATGAAGTGTTCGCGCTGACGCAGCGCATGACGATCATGCGCGACGGCATGAAAGTCTACGACGCACTCACGCAGGACATGAACATCGATGCGATCGTGAGCCGGATGGTCGGCCGCGATCTCGACACGTTCTATCCGAAAGCCGACGTAACGCTTGGAGACGTGCGTCTTTCGGTGCGCAATCTCACGCGCGAAGGCGTGTTCAGGAACGTCTCGTTCGATGTGCGGGCGGGCGAGATCGTCGCGCTGGCCGGACTGGTCGGCGCGGGAAGAAGCGAAGTCGCGCGCGCGATCTTCGGCATCGATCC is a window encoding:
- the rhmD gene encoding L-rhamnonate dehydratase, which codes for MSMPTIAQVRAFTVRGGGADYHDQGADHWIDDHIATPMARYPEYRKSRQSFGLNVLGSLVVEIEASDGTVGFAVTTGGEIGAFIVEKHLARFLEGQRVTDIEKMWDQMYNATLYYGRKGIVLNAISGVDLALWDLLAKVRKEPVFHLLGGPVRDELQFYATGARPDLAKQMGFIGGKMPLQHGPAEGEEGLAKNIAKLADMRAKVGDDFWLMFDCWMSLDLNYAKRLANAAREHGLKWIEEALPPDDYWGYAELRRSVPNGMMVTTGEHEATRWGFRMLFEMGCADLVQPDVGWCGGITELIKISALADAHNVLVVPHGSSVYSYHFVVTRHNSPFAEFLMMAPKADQVVPMFTPLLLDEPVPVNGRMKVPETPGFGVRLNPECALTRPYTH
- a CDS encoding LysR family transcriptional regulator — translated: MNQNVSQSVSPGISTSALVNRLKFKHLALLVALDDARNLHQAAETINVAQPSASRMLADIEEAFGFLLFERNARGMQPTPLGTAALAYARRSLADLTRFADDLDAKRRGGHGQLTVGAIMGAAPDVLAMAVTELKSERPLLNVRILGETSDQVVQLLHRREVDLALGRLTTPLQHNDFDFEPLAREAMRLVVRAGHPLAGKTELALDTLVGWPWILQPIASPARGLFEDELARAGLTTPADIVECASIFATLQLLQNSEAVAMLPESVVRDYLRAQLLIELPIEIGKSLSGFGLLRRKFETLSEPAEYFIALLRKYSAVSPH
- a CDS encoding amidohydrolase: MQVVDPHIHLWELSTHHYPWLANPQTSFVGDARDLKHDYLLADLLCDAQDIEILKLVHVDANHDPADPVEETRWLQSIADKDGMPNGIVAGADLSADNAEQVLEAHAAFANTRGIRQILNVHENRLYDYVGRHFMREPQWRRHFGLLKRFGMSFDLQLYPSQMEEAAQLAREHADTQFIVNHAGMFVDRNSTQGYRAWREGIRMLAACPNVAVKLSGFAMFDHAWTVESLRPYVHETIDTFGPDRAMFASNFPVDRLFGSYTAIWNAYAQIVGDASDSEKDALFVRNAERIYRI
- a CDS encoding sugar ABC transporter ATP-binding protein, encoding MTPRLELRHAGKSFGRVRALGDGSLQLFPGEVHALLGENGAGKSTLVKLLAGVYQPDAGELLVDGVACRFANPAEARDAGIAVIYQEPTLFADLSIAENIYMGRQPRDRFGRIRYDEMHREVDALLASLGVNLRAQRLVRGLSIADQQVVEIAKALSLDANVLIMDEPTAALSLPEVERLFAIVRALRERDVAILFITHRLDEVFALTQRMTIMRDGMKVYDALTQDMNIDAIVSRMVGRDLDTFYPKADVTLGDVRLSVRNLTREGVFRNVSFDVRAGEIVALAGLVGAGRSEVARAIFGIDPVDGGEVKIAGKKLALGHPAAAVRAGLALVPEDRRAQGLALELSIARNASLTVLGRLMRHGLITAKSESALAADWGKRLRLKAGDLDAPVGTLSGGNQQKVVLGKWLATNPRVLIIDEPTRGIDVGAKAEVYRTLAELVKEGMAVLMISSELPEVLGMADRVLVMHEGRISADIARADANEERVMSAALGASAQTLGRAA
- a CDS encoding SDR family NAD(P)-dependent oxidoreductase — protein: MLLQNKVVVVTGGSRGIGRAIALASAREGADVAINYWGDNDKSYGKASAVESIVAEIEALGRRAIAVEGNVAERDTGIELIARTVDAFGHVDVLSSNAGICPFHAFLDMPASVYETTVAVNLNGAFYVTQAAANQMKAQGTGGAIVATSSISALVGGGMQTHYTPTKAGVHSLMQSCAIALGPYGIRCNSVMPGTIATDLNADDLSDTDKRAYMEKRIPLGRLGAPDDVAQCVVFLASDRARYVTGASLLVDGGLFVNLQ
- a CDS encoding L-rhamnose mutarotase, with the translated sequence METVAFRMTLKPGMREEYEKRHRELWPELADALHAAGIRDYRIFLDESTGHLFAIQQRTDTHTTHALATLPVMRKWWDSMAELMETHAERGDSAPVAVPLVPVFHLP